The following are encoded together in the Bacillus cereus group sp. RP43 genome:
- a CDS encoding EamA family transporter has translation MTVLMYIFCLIVWGLNFIVVKIQGTPVSLELSLTYRLVGAALMFIVLACVLRPNGKPSREDALPLITFGVCNLAISYLCLYYATIWISAALVTLLFSLKTVLTPIALRVFLGERLHPRILVGGIVGIAGVSILVYPLLTTGFSNTSDLKGIGLALLGTVLTAIGDAASARNARRGINAVYSNSVGFIVASILLLAVCVFQQQTFTIPTSVSYLGALAFLTVFASFGAWMFYLKLVERIGASVSSYMVALFPAIGGVASVAIGESSPTLYLLFGCLFSCVGAAIALGFRLPYRNRITMKNESPGN, from the coding sequence ATGACAGTTTTAATGTACATATTTTGCTTAATAGTATGGGGTTTGAACTTTATTGTAGTGAAAATCCAAGGTACACCAGTAAGTCTTGAACTATCATTAACTTATCGCTTGGTGGGGGCTGCACTCATGTTTATTGTTCTTGCATGCGTGTTACGTCCAAACGGTAAGCCTTCTCGTGAAGACGCTTTACCTCTCATTACTTTTGGGGTATGCAACTTAGCTATTAGTTATTTGTGTTTATACTATGCTACGATTTGGATTTCTGCTGCATTAGTAACGCTACTGTTTTCGCTGAAAACAGTTTTGACACCGATTGCACTTCGTGTATTTTTAGGTGAGCGTCTTCATCCCCGAATTCTAGTTGGTGGAATAGTTGGTATTGCAGGAGTTTCTATATTAGTTTATCCATTACTAACGACTGGATTTTCTAATACAAGTGATTTAAAAGGGATAGGACTTGCATTGTTAGGAACAGTCCTTACAGCTATTGGGGATGCCGCTTCTGCCCGAAATGCACGACGTGGTATTAATGCTGTTTATTCAAATAGTGTTGGTTTTATTGTAGCTTCTATACTTTTACTTGCTGTTTGTGTTTTCCAGCAACAAACCTTTACAATACCAACATCCGTTTCTTACCTAGGAGCTTTAGCATTTTTAACTGTATTTGCTTCCTTTGGTGCATGGATGTTTTACCTTAAGTTAGTAGAGCGTATTGGTGCATCAGTAAGTAGTTATATGGTTGCACTTTTCCCTGCAATTGGAGGCGTTGCTTCTGTTGCAATTGGAGAATCATCACCCACGCTCTACTTATTATTTGGCTGTTTATTTAGTTGTGTCGGAGCCGCAATCGCACTAGGATTCCGTTTACCATATAGAAACCGAATTACCATGAAAAATGAAAGCCCAGGGAATTAA
- a CDS encoding GNAT family N-acetyltransferase has product MLKLSHRANIVAMYIKPEKRGIGLGKALISKAVEKADNLEGIEQIYLSVVTTNIPAKKLYASCEFEVFGKDKKALKFDNTYYDEEHMVLFL; this is encoded by the coding sequence ATATTAAAGTTAAGCCATAGAGCAAATATTGTGGCGATGTATATTAAACCAGAAAAACGCGGAATTGGATTAGGGAAAGCTCTAATCTCTAAAGCAGTTGAAAAAGCAGATAACCTAGAAGGCATTGAGCAAATCTATTTAAGTGTTGTAACAACTAATATTCCTGCTAAAAAATTGTATGCCTCTTGTGAATTTGAGGTATTTGGAAAAGATAAAAAGGCATTGAAATTTGATAATACATATTATGACGAGGAGCATATGGTTTTATTTCTTTAA
- a CDS encoding exosporium leader peptide-containing protein has product MNEKIEFLSGSAFDPNLLGPTLPPIPPFILPTGPTGPTGATGPMGITGVTGPTGATGPTGITGVTGPTGATGPTGVTGGSIIVYGALYDRSNTLRTANIGQKVVFQDLGPSLGTNLNLLNNSIQVLNGGIYEINMNLTARVFNRDLTPVNTVLKFRLYINDVTPVQESELEGTTAISTDVPASVLNAYTIGKTVLIRLNANDSLSIIIDIAQGEISSYGNPSLIVTRIAD; this is encoded by the coding sequence ATGAATGAAAAAATTGAGTTTTTGAGTGGATCAGCATTTGATCCGAATTTACTTGGTCCGACATTGCCACCTATCCCGCCATTCATTTTACCAACAGGACCAACAGGACCGACGGGAGCCACAGGACCGATGGGGATTACAGGAGTCACTGGACCGACGGGAGCCACAGGACCGACGGGGATTACAGGAGTCACTGGTCCAACGGGAGCCACAGGACCGACAGGTGTGACAGGAGGAAGTATTATAGTTTATGGAGCATTGTATGATAGATCCAATACACTTCGTACAGCAAATATAGGCCAAAAAGTAGTTTTCCAGGATTTAGGTCCATCTTTGGGGACAAATCTTAATCTATTAAATAATAGTATCCAAGTATTGAATGGTGGAATATATGAAATTAATATGAATTTAACAGCAAGAGTCTTTAATCGTGATTTAACCCCTGTAAATACAGTTTTAAAATTTAGGTTATATATTAATGACGTTACACCTGTTCAAGAAAGTGAATTAGAAGGTACGACAGCCATAAGCACAGATGTCCCTGCATCCGTTTTGAATGCGTATACCATTGGGAAAACAGTATTAATTAGATTAAATGCAAATGATTCACTAAGTATTATTATTGATATTGCACAAGGAGAAATTTCTTCTTATGGAAATCCGTCTTTAATTGTAACAAGAATTGCAGACTAA
- a CDS encoding GNAT family N-acetyltransferase, whose translation MHPILLDVPLQIETDRLILRAPLQAGDGNVVYQAIKDSINELKQWLLLFQSIPTVEETEIILRNAHIDFLKRESFRYLIYHKDTNDFIGTASLHGINWEVSKCEIGYWINTQFSGNGYMTEAVSELANLGFQLLKFRRIEIRCESNNTKSRTIPEKLGFELEGILRNEDLSADGKKLTDTCIYAKVN comes from the coding sequence ATGCATCCTATTTTATTAGATGTTCCGTTACAAATAGAAACAGACAGACTAATTCTTCGAGCACCACTTCAAGCTGGTGACGGGAATGTAGTATACCAAGCTATTAAGGATTCAATTAACGAGTTAAAACAATGGTTGCTTTTATTCCAGTCAATTCCTACTGTTGAAGAAACGGAAATTATCCTGAGAAATGCCCATATAGATTTTTTGAAAAGAGAAAGCTTTCGCTATCTTATCTATCATAAGGATACTAATGATTTTATTGGAACTGCTAGCCTTCACGGAATTAATTGGGAGGTTTCTAAATGTGAAATTGGATACTGGATTAACACGCAATTTAGTGGCAATGGATATATGACAGAAGCAGTAAGTGAGTTAGCAAACCTTGGATTTCAGTTACTCAAATTTAGAAGGATTGAAATACGATGTGAATCTAATAACACTAAAAGTCGTACGATCCCTGAAAAACTAGGTTTTGAGCTTGAAGGGATATTACGTAATGAAGATCTTTCAGCTGACGGTAAAAAACTAACTGATACCTGTATCTATGCAAAGGTAAATTAG
- the hemA gene encoding 5-aminolevulinate synthase: MYTEIISNKLQSLKESGQYREFVTINRIRGQYPLAHLNGQKDTEPVVVWCSNDYLGMSQHPVVTEAMHDAIRAFGAGSGGSRNIGGTHYHYAALESSLAEWHGKEAALVFPTGYGSNDATLQCLLRLFPNCMVFSDERNHASIINGIRSTKVERAVFRHNDVEHLEELLAAQPHDRAKIIVFESVYSMDGDISPIEKIIDLAEQYNALTFIDEVHAIGMYGPRGAGIAAELGLVDRLDFIQGTMAKGIGVIGGYIAASSLLIDAVRSFASGFIFTTSLPPAIVAACHASVEHLKSSDIERNALHQKTSMLRESLAQANIPIMDSSETHILPVLIGDAKKCKAAAQRLLEQHHVYLQPINSPTVAVGTERFRVNVTPNHTEEQIMQLAGALTEVFNYFDIPFAQVTEVAFA; encoded by the coding sequence ATGTATACAGAAATTATTAGCAATAAGCTACAATCTTTAAAAGAAAGTGGACAATATCGCGAGTTTGTTACAATTAATCGAATTCGAGGTCAATATCCATTGGCACACTTAAATGGTCAGAAAGATACAGAACCTGTTGTCGTTTGGTGCAGTAATGACTATTTAGGAATGTCACAACACCCAGTAGTTACTGAAGCAATGCACGATGCTATTCGAGCATTTGGTGCGGGTTCAGGTGGATCCCGTAACATAGGTGGTACACATTATCATTATGCTGCACTTGAATCATCACTTGCTGAATGGCATGGTAAGGAAGCGGCTTTAGTTTTCCCTACAGGATATGGTTCTAATGATGCGACATTACAATGTTTACTTCGTTTATTTCCAAATTGTATGGTATTCTCTGACGAACGCAATCACGCTTCAATTATTAATGGGATACGTAGTACAAAAGTCGAACGAGCGGTATTCAGACATAATGATGTCGAACACTTGGAGGAATTGCTTGCAGCTCAACCACATGATCGAGCTAAAATTATTGTTTTTGAATCTGTTTACTCAATGGATGGCGATATTTCACCAATTGAAAAAATTATAGATCTTGCTGAACAATATAATGCTTTAACTTTTATTGATGAAGTGCATGCAATCGGAATGTATGGCCCACGTGGTGCAGGAATAGCTGCTGAACTAGGTCTTGTGGATCGTTTAGACTTTATTCAAGGAACGATGGCAAAGGGGATTGGAGTAATAGGAGGATATATTGCAGCCTCATCATTATTAATTGATGCTGTACGTTCTTTTGCATCTGGTTTCATTTTTACGACTTCATTACCACCAGCAATTGTCGCAGCTTGTCATGCTAGTGTTGAACACTTAAAATCTTCAGACATTGAACGAAATGCTCTACATCAAAAGACTAGTATGTTAAGAGAATCGCTGGCTCAAGCAAATATTCCTATCATGGATTCAAGTGAGACACATATTCTTCCTGTACTGATTGGTGATGCCAAAAAATGTAAAGCTGCTGCTCAACGTTTACTTGAACAACATCATGTCTATTTACAACCTATTAACTCACCAACTGTTGCTGTGGGTACGGAACGTTTCAGAGTTAACGTCACACCAAATCATACCGAGGAACAAATCATGCAACTAGCTGGTGCACTAACAGAAGTATTTAATTATTTTGATATTCCTTTTGCACAGGTTACTGAGGTAGCATTTGCATGA
- a CDS encoding DinB family protein, whose protein sequence is MNKFVNDKFYETRNNLLEEITLLSDTGFNSKPDMNKWSIAQVCHHLVLLDERAIKVISFGLKEIDSTQIERQEIHSILLDRTKKFIAPEILEPSLEPFEVQQMIDLLNDSRKKLMSFLSTVEDVSILARKSVKHPALGELLLDQWIELIYLHEQRHIEQIKEIKLLCEVGM, encoded by the coding sequence ATGAATAAATTTGTAAATGACAAGTTTTATGAAACGAGAAATAACCTATTAGAGGAAATTACTTTATTGAGTGATACTGGGTTCAATAGTAAGCCAGATATGAATAAATGGAGTATTGCACAAGTTTGTCATCACTTAGTTTTATTAGATGAGAGAGCTATAAAAGTTATTTCATTTGGATTAAAAGAGATTGATAGTACCCAAATAGAACGTCAAGAAATTCACTCTATATTATTAGATAGAACGAAAAAGTTTATAGCTCCAGAAATTCTTGAACCAAGCTTAGAACCGTTTGAAGTTCAGCAAATGATTGATTTGTTAAACGATTCGAGAAAAAAATTGATGAGTTTCCTTAGTACAGTAGAAGATGTATCCATATTAGCGAGAAAGTCAGTGAAGCATCCTGCTCTGGGAGAATTACTTCTTGATCAATGGATAGAACTGATATATTTGCATGAACAGCGTCACATAGAACAAATAAAAGAGATAAAATTACTTTGTGAAGTTGGAATGTAA
- a CDS encoding Virginiamycin B lyase codes for MRIKIEEFELPHMDSGPYGITSGKDGALWFTQHKANQIGRMTVDGKVTHIDLPTINAGVLSITSTDQGDIWFTENRTNKIGKLAVTGGITEYTLPNSDSGPFGITQGHNEDIWFTEMNGNRIGRILSSGDIIEYSLPVPDSYPSFIVAGSDHALWFTQNQSNQIGRITIGGEVTTYKLPTKQAGPVGITNGPDGALWFVEINGNKIGRITTSGIISEFTIPTPNARPHAIVTGPDCALWFTEWGSNQIGRITINGEITEYPIPTKNAEPHGMVVGPDKALWFAEECNKLGRLSFV; via the coding sequence GTGAGAATAAAAATTGAAGAATTTGAACTTCCTCATATGGATTCAGGTCCTTATGGAATTACAAGTGGAAAAGATGGAGCCCTATGGTTTACACAACATAAAGCGAATCAAATAGGTCGAATGACTGTTGATGGTAAAGTGACTCATATTGATCTTCCTACTATCAATGCAGGTGTGCTATCTATAACTTCTACAGATCAGGGTGATATATGGTTTACTGAAAATAGGACAAATAAAATTGGAAAACTAGCAGTAACAGGTGGAATCACTGAATATACGCTACCGAACAGCGATTCTGGACCTTTTGGAATCACGCAAGGACATAATGAAGACATTTGGTTTACAGAAATGAACGGAAATAGAATAGGAAGAATCTTATCATCAGGTGACATTATTGAGTATAGTTTGCCAGTTCCTGATTCTTATCCCTCTTTTATTGTGGCTGGATCTGATCATGCTCTATGGTTTACTCAGAATCAGAGTAATCAAATAGGTCGGATTACGATAGGCGGGGAAGTGACTACATATAAGTTACCCACAAAACAGGCTGGTCCTGTGGGTATTACAAATGGACCGGATGGTGCACTTTGGTTTGTAGAAATTAACGGAAATAAAATTGGCAGAATTACTACTTCTGGAATAATAAGTGAGTTTACCATTCCTACTCCGAATGCTCGTCCACACGCAATTGTAACCGGCCCTGATTGTGCTTTATGGTTCACTGAATGGGGAAGTAATCAAATAGGTCGGATTACAATAAACGGTGAAATTACGGAATATCCTATTCCTACGAAAAATGCGGAGCCACATGGTATGGTAGTAGGACCTGACAAGGCCTTGTGGTTCGCTGAGGAATGCAATAAGTTAGGCCGGTTAAGCTTTGTATAA
- a CDS encoding ABC transporter permease subunit — MWNYLKRDKRFWLGGLFLTILMVLSIGNTVFNDGNIHKVILQYDKTGYPEVPPFPPSMQFLFGTDRAGYDLLNLIIEGAKWTIGFAIVVAILRMVLGVIIGFLLGAYVKRGFKKIEAFFDSFTIVPMVMICYFILSEVLIYTNGTIPAPFYQRLLFQLAVIVLLSVPTLSLYVANEVRKLQTEEFVEAAKILGGGKLYIVVKHILPHLVPTFIIMLMQQFVQTLTLLLHLGLINLFFGGTVLYGDEADSVTHEWTGLIGMYYPSLSADTWIPMVPITFFSLTVLAANKITDSIQDSLERNRTASISVKNTNKSVLQVPENELFTFKHQA, encoded by the coding sequence ATGTGGAATTATTTAAAACGTGATAAACGGTTCTGGTTAGGTGGTTTATTTTTAACAATATTAATGGTCCTAAGTATAGGAAATACTGTTTTTAATGACGGAAATATACATAAGGTAATCCTTCAATATGATAAAACTGGTTATCCTGAAGTTCCTCCATTTCCACCTTCAATGCAATTTTTATTTGGTACCGATAGAGCGGGGTACGACTTACTCAATCTGATAATTGAAGGGGCAAAATGGACTATTGGGTTTGCAATCGTAGTAGCCATATTACGCATGGTGTTAGGCGTTATAATCGGTTTTTTACTTGGTGCATATGTTAAAAGAGGGTTTAAAAAAATTGAAGCATTTTTTGATAGTTTTACAATCGTACCAATGGTTATGATTTGTTATTTCATATTATCAGAAGTACTTATTTATACAAATGGGACGATACCGGCTCCATTTTACCAAAGACTTCTATTCCAATTGGCTGTGATTGTTCTTTTAAGTGTTCCCACTCTATCATTATATGTTGCAAATGAAGTAAGGAAATTGCAAACTGAAGAGTTTGTTGAAGCTGCAAAGATCCTCGGTGGCGGAAAATTATACATTGTTGTTAAGCACATTCTTCCTCACCTGGTTCCAACGTTTATAATAATGCTTATGCAACAATTCGTACAAACACTAACATTGTTGCTTCATTTAGGTTTAATAAATTTGTTTTTTGGTGGAACAGTTCTTTATGGTGATGAGGCTGATTCTGTAACACATGAGTGGACTGGTTTAATTGGGATGTATTATCCTTCTCTATCTGCTGATACTTGGATTCCAATGGTTCCGATAACCTTCTTTAGTTTGACTGTTCTAGCTGCGAATAAAATAACTGATAGTATTCAAGATTCTTTAGAAAGAAACAGAACTGCCAGTATCTCTGTTAAAAATACTAATAAGAGTGTTTTGCAGGTACCTGAAAATGAATTGTTTACATTCAAACATCAAGCATAA
- a CDS encoding serine hydrolase: protein MKTRSQITFASLALLIAGSSLLYTTPTSIVKAEPTQNVSSSLQTSTQRDRNSVKQAMRDTLQLGYPGILAKTSEGGKTWSYAAGIADLRTKKPMKTDFRFRIGSVTKTFTATVVLQLVGENRLNLDDYIEKWLPGVIQGNGYDGNQITIRQILNHTSGIAEYSRSKDADFTDTKKSYTAEELVKMGISLPPDFAPGKGWSYSNTGYVLLGILIEKVTGNSYAEEIESRIIEPLELSNTFLPGNSSVIPGTKHARGYVQPDGVSELKDVTYYNPSAGSSAGDMISTADDLNKFFSYLLGGKLLKEQQLKQMLTTVPTGKEGIDGYGLGIYETKLPNDVSIWGHTGGVLGFTTLVGGKLGGKHTLVVNWNSLGRTDSPNPFKNILLAEFSK from the coding sequence ATGAAAACACGTAGTCAAATTACATTTGCAAGTCTGGCTCTTTTAATAGCTGGAAGTTCCCTGTTATACACAACGCCAACCTCAATTGTAAAAGCGGAGCCCACTCAAAATGTATCTAGTTCGTTACAAACAAGCACTCAAAGAGATCGTAATTCCGTCAAGCAAGCAATGCGGGATACATTGCAACTTGGATACCCGGGGATACTTGCTAAAACTTCTGAGGGTGGAAAAACGTGGAGTTATGCCGCTGGGATAGCGGATCTGAGAACCAAGAAACCAATGAAAACAGATTTTCGCTTTCGCATTGGCAGCGTGACGAAGACGTTCACGGCAACGGTTGTACTTCAATTAGTCGGAGAGAACCGCTTGAATCTAGACGACTACATCGAAAAATGGTTGCCTGGTGTCATTCAAGGAAACGGATATGATGGTAACCAGATTACTATCCGGCAGATATTGAACCATACAAGTGGTATCGCTGAATACTCAAGGTCAAAAGACGCTGACTTTACGGATACAAAAAAGTCGTATACGGCTGAAGAGTTAGTGAAGATGGGGATTTCTCTGCCCCCAGACTTTGCCCCAGGAAAGGGCTGGTCTTATTCAAACACAGGATACGTATTACTGGGTATTCTTATTGAAAAAGTAACCGGAAACAGCTATGCGGAAGAGATTGAAAGTCGGATTATTGAACCGCTTGAATTGTCGAATACATTCCTACCTGGCAATTCAAGCGTTATTCCAGGCACCAAGCATGCCCGTGGATATGTCCAACCAGACGGAGTAAGTGAGCTAAAAGACGTTACTTATTATAACCCAAGTGCAGGTAGCTCAGCTGGAGATATGATTTCTACTGCTGACGACTTAAATAAATTCTTCTCTTACTTGCTCGGGGGTAAATTACTGAAAGAACAGCAACTAAAACAAATGCTTACTACAGTTCCTACAGGAAAAGAAGGAATCGATGGATATGGTCTTGGAATCTATGAAACTAAGCTTCCAAACGATGTCTCGATATGGGGACACACAGGTGGCGTTCTAGGGTTTACTACTCTTGTTGGGGGTAAACTTGGAGGCAAGCATACGTTGGTCGTCAATTGGAATAGTTTGGGTAGAACTGACAGTCCTAATCCTTTTAAAAATATTTTACTTGCTGAATTTAGCAAGTAG
- the sdaAB gene encoding L-serine ammonia-lyase, iron-sulfur-dependent subunit beta, which yields MNYRSVFDIIDPITIGTSNTFGTDAVKIGYIIRKLFSHEPDRIDISLYGGFKKTNHHFGAHVAIIGGILGYKIDDSLIINALTIAKERGITINCIEEVAKPVHSHTAKICLYKGKDKIEMIACSLRGGRVKIIEVNGFELKLRETNPALLIMNNNHFSTISSVIAILSRCKININKVRISRRETGKLSILIIETEKSLVPELIGEIKTLSGIHQALILD from the coding sequence ATGAACTATAGATCTGTATTTGATATCATCGATCCTATCACAATTGGAACATCCAATACTTTTGGGACAGACGCTGTAAAAATAGGATACATTATCCGGAAGCTATTTTCACATGAACCAGACAGAATTGACATTTCTTTATATGGAGGATTTAAAAAGACGAATCATCATTTTGGTGCACATGTAGCAATTATTGGTGGAATTTTAGGTTACAAAATAGATGATTCACTAATTATTAATGCACTTACAATCGCAAAAGAACGAGGAATTACAATTAATTGTATAGAAGAGGTTGCAAAACCAGTACATTCTCATACAGCAAAAATTTGCTTATATAAAGGTAAAGATAAAATTGAAATGATTGCTTGCTCTCTCAGAGGGGGAAGAGTAAAAATCATTGAAGTTAATGGTTTTGAACTAAAATTACGCGAGACAAACCCTGCTCTTCTTATTATGAATAATAATCACTTTAGCACGATTTCCTCTGTAATCGCTATCTTATCAAGATGTAAAATCAATATTAATAAAGTAAGAATTTCACGAAGAGAAACCGGGAAATTATCTATATTAATAATTGAAACTGAGAAATCATTAGTTCCAGAATTAATTGGGGAAATTAAAACATTATCAGGAATTCATCAAGCATTGATTTTAGATTAA
- a CDS encoding serine hydrolase, with translation MKNKLSGVLAATLALTMILPTGAIASSSSKTPVVANQEVANQELEKIAAEKAALLTKSYGTTSVQYALIDNGKLILSGQTGKNDMEGKQRLNKDTLYGIGSVSKMYATAAVMKLVDEGKVDLDAPVVHYVPDFKMKDERYKRITPRMLLNHSSGLQGSTLSNAFLFNDNDTYAHDVLMRQLSNQSLKADPGAFSVYCNDGFTLAEILVERVSGMSFTEFIHQRFIEPLQLNHTKTPQDKWEDDKRAGLYFPAYQGQLPIESVNVIGSGGISSTAEDMVRFSQLFMGQGKGILSDKAVKAMEQEEYKKGMWPGDGGNIFNYGLGWDSVKLYPFSEYGIKGLAKGGDTSLQHAILVVLPEQKMAVAVLSSGGQSSTNQLLATELLLAALKEKGTIKDIKPNKSFGKPVKAKMPQDVVKKAGFYGNSDSHFKIEITKNGELFLPSNREEKYVYTANGSFINEKGTSKLSFVTEKNGRTYLKESTYKSTPGLGQNVMTHYLAEKLEDYVLSKKTAAAWAKREGVKFYLVNEKFSSIEYLVQPKLITTQITRKEGLAGYWDGRKITGPNTAAHQLQIPVMNGRDTTETHFYTEGGSEYMEMAGLLYVSGSNVKPLDAGQSSKVTLQANGHAKWFTIPQATAGKTMSVTLSSKSSFAVYDEKGVCVNFTVVSGNNKVKLPKNGSVVFAGAPNSEFAITLN, from the coding sequence ATGAAAAATAAACTATCTGGGGTGTTAGCCGCTACATTAGCGCTAACGATGATCCTACCAACAGGGGCGATAGCATCTTCAAGCAGTAAGACTCCGGTTGTAGCTAACCAAGAAGTTGCTAACCAAGAACTGGAGAAGATTGCGGCAGAGAAGGCTGCGCTACTCACGAAGTCCTATGGGACGACTAGCGTGCAGTATGCGCTAATTGATAATGGTAAACTTATTTTGTCGGGTCAGACAGGCAAGAACGATATGGAAGGAAAACAGCGGCTGAACAAAGATACTCTATATGGGATTGGTTCAGTCAGTAAAATGTATGCAACAGCGGCTGTAATGAAATTGGTCGATGAAGGAAAAGTCGATTTGGATGCTCCTGTCGTCCACTATGTTCCTGATTTCAAGATGAAAGACGAGCGGTACAAACGCATTACGCCACGTATGCTGTTAAACCACTCCTCCGGCTTGCAAGGTTCCACGTTAAGTAATGCATTTTTATTTAACGATAATGATACCTATGCCCATGATGTCTTGATGCGGCAATTGTCCAATCAAAGCTTGAAGGCGGATCCTGGCGCGTTCTCGGTATACTGCAACGACGGCTTTACGCTGGCCGAGATTTTGGTGGAAAGAGTCAGCGGTATGAGCTTTACCGAATTTATACATCAACGGTTTATAGAACCCTTACAGCTGAATCATACGAAAACGCCGCAGGACAAATGGGAAGACGATAAGCGGGCTGGACTCTATTTTCCGGCGTACCAAGGGCAGCTTCCCATTGAATCGGTGAATGTGATTGGTTCGGGAGGGATATCTTCCACGGCAGAAGATATGGTACGATTCTCACAATTATTTATGGGACAGGGAAAAGGGATCCTCTCTGATAAGGCAGTCAAGGCGATGGAGCAAGAGGAATATAAAAAAGGAATGTGGCCGGGGGATGGAGGTAATATTTTCAACTATGGTCTTGGCTGGGATAGTGTGAAACTATACCCATTCAGTGAATATGGGATAAAAGGCTTGGCTAAGGGCGGCGACACGTCACTGCAACATGCTATACTGGTTGTGCTTCCGGAACAGAAGATGGCAGTGGCTGTGTTGTCATCCGGCGGGCAAAGCTCTACAAATCAACTACTGGCAACTGAATTACTGCTCGCCGCGCTTAAAGAGAAGGGCACAATTAAGGACATCAAGCCAAACAAATCCTTTGGCAAGCCGGTCAAGGCCAAGATGCCTCAAGACGTGGTGAAGAAAGCGGGCTTTTACGGCAATAGCGACAGTCATTTCAAAATAGAAATTACGAAGAATGGAGAACTGTTCTTACCATCTAATCGAGAAGAAAAATATGTATATACTGCGAATGGAAGCTTTATTAATGAGAAGGGTACTTCCAAGCTCAGCTTCGTTACTGAGAAGAATGGAAGAACTTATTTGAAGGAGAGCACATATAAATCGACGCCAGGCTTAGGCCAAAATGTGATGACTCACTATTTAGCCGAGAAACTAGAAGACTACGTGCTATCGAAGAAAACCGCTGCCGCATGGGCGAAGCGGGAAGGCGTCAAGTTCTATCTCGTGAACGAGAAATTTAGTTCTATTGAATATCTCGTTCAACCGAAACTTATTACCACACAAATTACTCGCAAGGAAGGCCTGGCGGGCTATTGGGACGGCAGAAAAATTACAGGTCCGAACACCGCGGCGCATCAGCTCCAGATTCCCGTGATGAATGGCCGTGATACGACGGAAACTCATTTCTATACAGAAGGCGGCAGTGAATATATGGAGATGGCCGGATTGTTATACGTAAGTGGATCCAACGTAAAACCGCTTGATGCAGGCCAATCATCCAAAGTTACGCTACAAGCAAATGGGCATGCGAAATGGTTTACGATCCCACAAGCGACAGCAGGGAAAACGATGAGCGTGACGTTGTCATCGAAGAGTTCATTCGCGGTGTATGATGAGAAGGGAGTATGCGTCAATTTTACCGTTGTGAGCGGCAATAACAAAGTAAAACTGCCGAAAAACGGATCGGTTGTATTTGCTGGCGCGCCGAACTCGGAATTTGCAATCACGTTGAACTAG